In one window of Hymenobacter nivis DNA:
- a CDS encoding TonB-dependent receptor — protein MNKKLLIVPLVLASSTAWAQSRTVSGQILDAAGAPIIGATVVEKGTNNGISTDAAGRFVLRARTAQPRLQISALGYTSQEVGTEGPVAVHLAANSTALEGVQVVGTRSLNRSVTDSPSPVDIIDVRQVTAKTGQLDVNQLLQFVAPSFNSNRQTGADGADHVDPASLRGLGPDQTLVLVNGKRWHQSALVNLFGSRGRGNTGTDLNTIPAASIERIEILRDGASAQYGSDAIAGVINIVLKTSTKELTANANYGAYTAKYRFDDKTFDGGNFNANANYGVAVGQGGFVNATVDFNLREHTQRANVPAPDGIQRREYGDPKATNTSVYLNSKLPLSEKVYAYVFGGINVRKGDAYAYTRFPTIGTDSLGHDIPNPRSNATLYPNGFDPIITSSIFDGQGVAGMRGTFGQWDVDLSNGFGSNNFHYGVKNTLNATLGPQSPTTFDAGGFQLQQDVVDLNVSRNYKTVLQGLNLAFGSEYRREWYALFAGEAGSYLKYPGALNDRPGGSQGFPGFQPRNEVKASRSNIGVYADAELDVTKALLVEGAVRFENYTDFGSNFTGKLATRLKLSDAFSLRGTLSTGFRAPSLAQINFNTVFTNVVGGKPVDILLDRNDGPVSRAVGIPALRQELSRSASVGFTGRAGSVLTFTVDGYYIHIKDRIVLTGTFGSDDNIIGPTLTALNVGQAQFFANAASTSTFGLDAVVANTLGVGIGRLTTTLAANLNRLNVTSVQATPLLAGKEDIFFGAREQAFVKASAPPFKINLTLDYSLGRFGALVRFVEFGGVSLIDYNGDLNRYNPRLTTDVALSYALTNQLRLSVGSSNLFNKYPNFFNPQATETGGAWDPVQMGSNGRFLFAKLQARF, from the coding sequence ATGAATAAAAAACTACTAATTGTACCGCTCGTATTGGCCAGCAGCACGGCCTGGGCGCAGAGCCGCACCGTATCGGGCCAGATCCTCGATGCGGCGGGGGCCCCCATCATTGGGGCCACGGTGGTGGAAAAAGGTACCAACAACGGCATCAGCACCGACGCCGCGGGCCGCTTCGTACTGCGCGCCCGCACGGCCCAGCCGCGGCTGCAAATCAGCGCCCTGGGCTACACCAGCCAGGAAGTGGGCACCGAGGGCCCCGTGGCCGTGCACCTGGCCGCCAACAGCACGGCCCTCGAAGGCGTGCAGGTGGTGGGCACGCGCAGCCTCAACCGCTCGGTGACGGACTCGCCCTCGCCGGTCGACATCATCGACGTGCGGCAGGTGACGGCCAAAACCGGCCAACTCGACGTGAACCAGCTGCTGCAATTCGTGGCGCCGTCCTTCAACTCGAACCGCCAGACCGGGGCCGACGGCGCCGACCATGTGGACCCCGCCAGCCTGCGCGGCCTGGGCCCCGACCAAACCCTGGTGCTCGTGAACGGCAAGCGCTGGCACCAGTCGGCGCTCGTAAACCTGTTCGGCAGCCGCGGCCGCGGCAACACGGGCACCGACCTGAACACGATTCCAGCTGCCAGCATCGAGCGTATTGAGATTCTGCGCGACGGGGCCTCGGCCCAGTACGGCTCCGATGCCATTGCGGGCGTCATCAACATCGTGCTGAAAACCAGCACCAAGGAGCTGACCGCTAACGCTAACTACGGGGCTTACACGGCCAAGTACCGCTTCGACGACAAGACTTTTGACGGGGGCAACTTCAACGCCAACGCCAACTACGGCGTGGCCGTGGGCCAGGGCGGCTTCGTGAACGCCACCGTCGACTTCAACCTGCGCGAGCACACCCAGCGCGCCAACGTGCCGGCCCCCGACGGCATTCAGCGCCGCGAGTACGGCGACCCCAAGGCTACCAATACATCGGTGTACCTCAACAGCAAGCTGCCGCTGAGCGAGAAAGTGTACGCCTACGTGTTCGGCGGCATCAACGTGCGCAAGGGTGACGCCTACGCCTACACCCGCTTCCCGACCATCGGCACCGACAGCCTGGGCCACGATATCCCGAACCCGCGCAGCAACGCCACGCTCTATCCCAACGGCTTCGACCCCATCATCACGAGCAGCATTTTTGACGGGCAAGGGGTGGCCGGCATGCGCGGCACCTTCGGGCAGTGGGACGTGGACCTGAGCAACGGCTTTGGCTCCAACAACTTCCACTACGGCGTGAAAAATACGCTGAACGCGACGTTGGGGCCCCAGTCGCCGACGACGTTCGACGCGGGCGGCTTCCAGCTCCAGCAAGACGTGGTGGATCTCAACGTGAGCCGCAACTACAAAACCGTGTTGCAGGGCCTCAACCTGGCCTTCGGCAGCGAGTACCGCCGCGAATGGTACGCGCTGTTTGCCGGCGAAGCGGGGTCGTACCTCAAATATCCGGGGGCCCTCAACGACCGGCCGGGCGGGTCCCAGGGCTTCCCCGGCTTCCAGCCGCGCAACGAGGTGAAGGCCAGTCGCAGCAACATCGGCGTGTACGCCGACGCCGAGCTGGACGTGACCAAGGCCCTGCTGGTGGAGGGCGCGGTGCGCTTCGAGAACTACACCGACTTCGGTAGCAACTTCACCGGCAAGTTGGCCACGCGCCTCAAGCTGAGCGACGCCTTCTCGCTGCGCGGCACGCTGAGCACCGGCTTTCGGGCCCCGTCGCTGGCCCAAATTAACTTCAATACCGTGTTTACCAACGTGGTAGGGGGTAAGCCGGTAGATATTTTGCTCGACCGCAACGACGGGCCGGTGTCGCGGGCGGTGGGCATCCCGGCGCTGCGGCAGGAGCTGTCCCGGTCGGCCAGCGTCGGCTTTACGGGCCGCGCCGGCTCAGTGCTGACGTTTACCGTGGACGGCTACTACATCCACATCAAGGACCGGATTGTGCTAACCGGCACGTTTGGCAGCGACGATAACATCATCGGGCCTACCCTCACGGCCCTAAACGTGGGCCAGGCCCAGTTCTTCGCCAACGCGGCTTCCACCAGCACGTTTGGCCTCGACGCCGTGGTGGCCAACACCTTGGGCGTGGGCATCGGCCGCCTCACCACCACGCTGGCTGCCAACCTCAACCGCCTCAACGTCACGAGTGTGCAAGCCACGCCGCTGCTGGCCGGCAAGGAAGATATCTTCTTCGGGGCCCGCGAGCAGGCGTTTGTAAAGGCCTCGGCACCGCCCTTCAAAATTAACCTCACCCTCGACTACAGCCTCGGCCGCTTCGGGGCCCTGGTGCGGTTCGTGGAGTTCGGCGGCGTGTCGCTCATCGACTACAACGGCGACCTGAACCGCTACAACCCACGCCTAACCACCGACGTGGCCCTGAGCTACGCCCTCACCAACCAGCTGCGCCTCTCGGTGGGCAGCTCTAACCTGTTCAATAAGTACCCCAACTTCTTCAACCCCCAGGCCACCGAAACCGGCGGCGCCTGGGATCCCGTGCAGATGGGCAGCAACGGCCGCTTCCTGTTTGCCAAGCTCCAGGCCCGGTTTTAG
- a CDS encoding pyruvate dehydrogenase complex dihydrolipoamide acetyltransferase, whose protein sequence is MAEIIKMPKMSDTMTEGVIAAWLKKVGDNVKAGDILAEVETDKATMELENYDDGTLLYIGPKEGEAVAVDGILAIVGKPGEDFSALLNGGGAPAAPKAKAGAAPAPAPEAPKPAPAPAAEAPKPAASTAPAAPANGKKATVVLMPKMSDTMTEGTIAAWLKKVGDKVKAGDILAEVETDKATMELENYEDGTLLYTGPKAGEAVAVDGILAIIGEEGADIQSLLGGQSGGAAPAPTAAEAAPAGAPAPAAAAEEPAAPAGRILASPLAKSIAKEKGINLAQVKGSGDNGRIVQRDVEAFAPGLAAPAPAAIPAAVPAAVPATAPNEYIAAALPAAAPAAPAPKAAPTPAPAPAAAEGTYTDTPVSQMRKVIAKRLSESLFTAPHFYLTMEILMDKAMEVRTQLNTLSPVKLSFNDLVVKASAVALRQHPVVNSSWLGDRIRQNKVINIGVAVAVDEGLLVPVIRNADGKGLSQIAIEVKELAGKAKSKKLQPAEWEGSTFTISNLGMFGIDEFTAIINTPDACILAVGGIKQTAVVKDGQLAIGNIMKVTLSCDHRVVDGATGAAFLQTLKALLEDPMRMLI, encoded by the coding sequence ATGGCCGAAATCATAAAAATGCCCAAAATGAGCGACACGATGACCGAGGGCGTCATCGCGGCCTGGCTCAAAAAAGTAGGCGATAACGTGAAAGCCGGCGATATCCTGGCCGAAGTCGAAACCGACAAGGCCACCATGGAGCTGGAAAATTACGACGACGGCACCCTGCTCTACATCGGCCCGAAAGAAGGCGAAGCCGTGGCCGTAGACGGTATTTTGGCCATTGTGGGCAAGCCGGGCGAAGATTTTTCAGCGCTGCTGAACGGCGGTGGGGCCCCCGCCGCCCCCAAGGCTAAGGCCGGGGCCGCCCCGGCCCCGGCGCCCGAGGCCCCCAAGCCCGCCCCGGCCCCCGCCGCTGAAGCTCCCAAACCTGCGGCTTCCACGGCCCCCGCCGCGCCCGCCAACGGCAAGAAAGCCACCGTGGTTCTCATGCCCAAAATGAGCGACACGATGACCGAAGGCACCATCGCCGCCTGGCTGAAAAAGGTGGGAGACAAGGTGAAAGCCGGCGATATCCTGGCCGAAGTCGAGACCGACAAAGCCACCATGGAGCTCGAAAACTACGAGGACGGCACCCTGCTCTACACGGGCCCTAAGGCCGGGGAAGCCGTGGCCGTGGACGGTATTCTGGCCATCATCGGCGAGGAAGGCGCTGATATTCAGTCGCTGCTGGGCGGCCAGAGCGGCGGTGCTGCCCCGGCCCCCACTGCGGCTGAGGCGGCCCCCGCCGGGGCCCCAGCGCCGGCTGCTGCAGCTGAAGAGCCCGCCGCGCCCGCCGGTCGCATCCTGGCCTCGCCGCTGGCCAAGAGCATCGCCAAGGAAAAAGGCATTAACCTGGCCCAGGTGAAGGGCAGCGGCGACAACGGCCGCATCGTGCAGCGCGACGTGGAAGCCTTCGCGCCCGGCCTAGCCGCGCCAGCCCCGGCCGCCATACCTGCCGCTGTGCCCGCCGCCGTGCCCGCCACGGCCCCCAACGAATATATTGCCGCTGCCTTGCCCGCGGCCGCGCCCGCCGCGCCGGCGCCCAAAGCCGCGCCGACCCCCGCGCCGGCCCCCGCCGCAGCCGAAGGCACCTACACCGACACGCCGGTGTCGCAGATGCGCAAGGTGATTGCCAAGCGCCTGTCGGAGAGCCTGTTCACAGCTCCGCATTTCTATCTCACGATGGAAATTCTGATGGACAAGGCTATGGAGGTGCGTACGCAACTCAACACGCTCTCGCCGGTGAAACTGAGCTTCAACGACCTGGTGGTCAAGGCGTCGGCCGTGGCCCTGCGCCAACACCCGGTGGTCAACTCGTCGTGGCTCGGCGACCGGATTCGCCAGAATAAGGTCATCAACATCGGCGTGGCCGTGGCTGTGGACGAAGGATTGCTGGTACCCGTTATCCGCAACGCCGACGGCAAGGGCCTCTCGCAGATTGCCATCGAAGTGAAGGAGCTGGCTGGCAAGGCCAAGAGCAAGAAGCTCCAGCCCGCCGAGTGGGAGGGTAGTACCTTCACCATCAGCAACCTGGGTATGTTCGGCATCGACGAGTTCACGGCCATCATCAACACGCCGGATGCCTGCATCCTGGCCGTGGGAGGCATCAAGCAAACCGCCGTGGTGAAGGATGGCCAGCTGGCCATCGGCAACATCATGAAGGTGACGCTGAGCTGCGACCACCGCGTGGTGGACGGCGCCACCGGCGCGGCCTTCCTCCAAACGCTGAAAGCGCTGCTGGAAGACCCTATGCGGATGCTGATTTGA
- a CDS encoding histidine phosphatase family protein gives MRPRIIFLLRHGQTDFNVQNIVQGSGIDSDLNDTGRRQAAQFFAAYGRVPFAKVYTSALRRTGQSVQGFLDLGLPHEAHAALNEISWGRREGTRITVAEDAEYRATLAAWAAGDDCARLEGGESPAEVAARQRPFIELLTARADEETVLVCLHGRALRVLLCQLLHYPLSCMGGFEHSNLCLYKLEYTGKVFTVKNFLDTAHLQS, from the coding sequence GTGAGGCCCCGGATCATCTTTTTGCTGCGCCACGGCCAGACCGATTTCAACGTGCAAAACATTGTGCAGGGCAGCGGCATCGACTCTGACCTGAACGACACCGGCCGCCGCCAGGCCGCGCAGTTTTTTGCCGCTTACGGCCGCGTGCCGTTTGCTAAAGTGTACACCTCGGCGCTGCGCCGCACCGGCCAATCGGTGCAGGGCTTCCTCGACCTGGGCCTGCCCCACGAGGCGCACGCGGCCCTGAACGAAATCAGCTGGGGCCGCCGCGAGGGCACCCGCATCACCGTGGCCGAAGACGCCGAGTACCGCGCCACGCTGGCCGCCTGGGCCGCCGGCGACGATTGCGCCCGCCTCGAAGGCGGCGAGAGCCCCGCCGAAGTGGCCGCCCGCCAGCGCCCGTTCATCGAGCTGCTAACGGCCCGCGCCGACGAAGAAACCGTGCTCGTATGCCTGCACGGCCGGGCCCTGCGCGTACTGCTCTGCCAGCTGCTGCACTACCCGCTCAGCTGCATGGGCGGCTTCGAACACAGCAACTTGTGCTTGTACAAGCTGGAGTATACCGGCAAAGTGTTCACGGTGAAAAATTTTCTGGACACCGCTCATTTGCAAAGCTGA
- a CDS encoding hotdog fold thioesterase — MTLDEVMAWTAARPTLADALGIELTALTADYIEGRMPVDGRTHQPMGLLHGGASVALAETLGSVGAASRVDPAKQACVGLEINANHLKGVRDGWVRGRATPVHVGRSTQVWEIRITHEETGALVCISRITMAVVDLPR, encoded by the coding sequence ATGACCCTCGACGAAGTAATGGCCTGGACGGCCGCCCGCCCCACCCTGGCCGACGCCCTTGGCATTGAACTGACCGCTCTCACCGCCGACTACATCGAGGGCCGGATGCCCGTGGATGGCCGCACCCACCAGCCGATGGGCCTGCTGCACGGCGGGGCCTCGGTGGCGCTGGCCGAAACGCTGGGCAGCGTGGGGGCCGCCAGCCGCGTCGACCCCGCCAAGCAGGCCTGCGTAGGCCTGGAAATCAACGCCAACCACCTGAAGGGCGTGCGCGACGGCTGGGTGCGCGGCCGGGCCACGCCGGTGCACGTGGGCCGCAGCACGCAGGTGTGGGAAATCCGCATCACCCACGAAGAAACGGGGGCCTTGGTCTGTATCAGCCGCATCACGATGGCCGTAGTTGACCTGCCCCGCTAG
- a CDS encoding chorismate-binding protein — protein MPLPEPRLLLWPPAAAGLGALARLRHLVAGALRTGRPLAVWREPGAGRPQLLVSRSLEAAYTGLPPALDAGAPAGFAFFPFRESDHNPAFFLPADVRYDAARPDAVLVAPAARALLPNIAAWLALPTPAALAWHHSPQPAPAAATEAEYTALVREGVAAIKEKTVLKVVSSRAARRPLPAGFDPLAAFDKLSAKYPQAFVSLVSVPGAGTWLGATPEVLAEVTADGHFRTVALAATQPVTEAASPRTAIWRQKEIEEQALVARFIVNCFKQLRLREYQETGPRTVVAGQLLHLRTDFEVDLNAVPFPNLGTDMLRLLHPTSAVGGMPRLAALAFLHQHERYDRAYYSGFLGPVNVAAPGIARLFVNLRCLQVRAHEAILYAGTGLTADSDPEREWQETEMKLQTVATVLQ, from the coding sequence ATGCCGCTCCCCGAACCGCGCTTGCTGTTGTGGCCGCCTGCCGCGGCGGGCTTGGGGGCCCTGGCCCGGCTGCGCCACCTCGTGGCGGGGGCCCTGCGCACGGGCCGCCCGCTGGCGGTGTGGCGCGAGCCCGGCGCCGGCCGCCCGCAGCTGCTGGTGAGCCGCTCGCTCGAAGCCGCCTACACCGGCCTGCCGCCCGCCCTCGACGCGGGGGCCCCGGCGGGCTTCGCGTTCTTCCCCTTCCGCGAATCCGACCACAACCCGGCCTTTTTCCTGCCCGCCGACGTGCGCTACGACGCGGCCCGGCCCGATGCCGTTCTGGTGGCACCGGCTGCCCGCGCGCTGCTGCCCAACATCGCGGCCTGGCTGGCGCTGCCCACGCCCGCCGCGCTGGCCTGGCACCACAGCCCGCAGCCCGCCCCGGCCGCCGCCACCGAGGCCGAGTACACGGCGCTGGTGCGCGAGGGCGTGGCGGCCATCAAGGAAAAAACGGTGCTGAAGGTGGTCAGCTCGCGGGCAGCGCGCCGGCCGCTGCCGGCCGGGTTCGACCCGCTCGCGGCGTTCGACAAGCTCAGCGCGAAGTACCCGCAGGCGTTCGTGTCGCTGGTGAGCGTGCCGGGCGCGGGCACCTGGCTGGGGGCCACGCCCGAGGTGCTGGCCGAGGTCACGGCCGACGGGCACTTCCGCACCGTGGCGCTAGCCGCCACCCAGCCCGTGACGGAGGCGGCCTCGCCCCGCACGGCCATTTGGCGGCAAAAGGAGATTGAGGAGCAAGCCCTGGTGGCGCGCTTCATCGTGAACTGCTTCAAGCAGTTGCGCCTGCGCGAATACCAGGAAACAGGGCCCCGCACTGTGGTGGCGGGCCAGCTCCTGCACCTGCGCACCGACTTCGAGGTGGACCTGAACGCAGTACCCTTCCCCAACCTGGGCACCGACATGCTGCGCCTGCTGCACCCCACCTCGGCCGTGGGCGGCATGCCCCGGCTGGCGGCGCTGGCGTTTCTGCACCAGCATGAGCGCTACGACCGCGCCTATTACAGCGGCTTTCTGGGCCCCGTGAACGTGGCCGCGCCCGGCATCGCCCGCCTCTTCGTGAACCTGCGCTGCCTGCAAGTGCGCGCCCACGAGGCCATCCTCTACGCCGGCACCGGCCTGACGGCGGACTCGGACCCCGAGCGCGAGTGGCAGGAAACCGAAATGAAACTGCAAACCGTAGCCACGGTTTTACAATGA
- the menD gene encoding 2-succinyl-5-enolpyruvyl-6-hydroxy-3-cyclohexene-1-carboxylic-acid synthase, which translates to MNNQAVFNIAEICARHGITDVVLSPGSRSAPLALAFARHPAYRGRLRVVPDERAAAFIGLGIAQATRRPVVLVCTSGTAGLNYAPAVAEAFFQQIPLLILTADRPPEWIDQLDGQTIRQRNLYGAHAKAAFDFPTDTTHPDAKWHAERIINEAINLTQAGPAGPVQVNVPLREPFYPKLGEVVVYEQDVKIIREIPATGTLSLSESTELRQRLRNAGRVLVVAGQYPANAPLAAALKSFALAYRAPIVGDVISNLTDGLSQILGKQDIFIAGLSEDERNELRPDLLITFGQSLISKSLKLFLRNAAPLIHWHVQAAGPVADTFRSLSEIIRVEPTSFFRSIAAGSSPDASINDSTTHYNLGWGSAQQHGETALNNFFGSQRGRYQEVQEPFNEFSAFRHALGALADGTALHLANSMAVRYANILGLPQGRQIEVFANRGTSGIDGCNSTAVGGALAQPARPVVLLTGDVAFFYDRNAFWHNYPTPNLRIVLFNNHGGGIFRMIDGPRQQPELEEFFETHQALTAENLCRDFKLRYFPVASFDELDAALPVFFAAEGGAAVLEIFTDSKTNAAFFEEYRAAVKAAF; encoded by the coding sequence ATGAATAACCAAGCCGTTTTCAACATCGCCGAAATCTGCGCCCGGCACGGAATTACCGACGTGGTGCTCTCGCCGGGCTCGCGCTCGGCGCCGCTCGCGCTGGCCTTTGCGCGGCACCCGGCCTACCGCGGCCGGCTGCGCGTGGTGCCCGACGAGCGGGCGGCGGCGTTCATCGGCCTGGGCATTGCGCAGGCCACGCGGCGCCCGGTGGTGCTGGTGTGCACCAGCGGCACGGCCGGCCTCAACTACGCGCCCGCCGTAGCGGAGGCCTTTTTTCAGCAAATCCCGCTGCTAATTCTCACCGCCGACCGGCCTCCGGAATGGATTGACCAGCTCGACGGCCAGACCATCCGCCAGCGCAACCTGTACGGGGCCCACGCCAAGGCGGCGTTCGATTTCCCGACCGATACCACCCACCCCGACGCCAAGTGGCACGCCGAGCGGATAATTAACGAGGCCATTAATTTGACGCAGGCGGGCCCCGCCGGGCCAGTGCAGGTGAACGTGCCGCTACGCGAGCCGTTTTACCCGAAGCTGGGTGAGGTAGTGGTGTACGAACAGGACGTGAAGATTATTCGGGAGATACCAGCCACTGGAACGCTTAGCTTATCGGAATCAACCGAGTTGCGCCAGCGACTAAGAAACGCTGGCCGGGTGCTTGTAGTAGCAGGCCAGTACCCAGCAAATGCGCCGCTTGCGGCGGCTTTGAAAAGCTTCGCGTTGGCCTACCGGGCCCCCATAGTGGGCGATGTTATTTCTAATTTGACCGACGGGCTAAGCCAGATTTTAGGCAAGCAGGATATATTCATTGCGGGTCTTTCTGAAGACGAGAGAAATGAACTTCGGCCCGACTTACTTATCACGTTTGGACAGTCGTTAATTTCTAAAAGCCTGAAGCTATTTCTACGCAATGCCGCGCCATTAATTCACTGGCACGTACAAGCTGCGGGCCCGGTGGCAGATACTTTTCGTTCTCTAAGTGAAATTATTCGGGTCGAACCGACTAGTTTTTTTCGCAGTATTGCCGCGGGTAGTTCTCCCGATGCTTCAATAAACGATTCGACAACTCATTACAACTTGGGCTGGGGTTCGGCGCAACAACACGGGGAAACGGCGCTTAATAATTTCTTCGGTAGCCAGCGCGGCCGTTACCAGGAAGTCCAAGAGCCGTTCAACGAGTTTTCGGCCTTTCGCCACGCGCTAGGGGCCCTGGCCGACGGCACCGCCCTGCACCTGGCCAACAGCATGGCCGTGCGCTACGCCAACATCCTGGGCCTGCCGCAGGGCCGGCAAATTGAGGTGTTTGCCAACCGCGGCACCAGCGGCATCGACGGCTGCAACAGCACCGCCGTGGGTGGGGCCCTGGCGCAGCCCGCGCGGCCGGTGGTGCTGCTCACCGGCGACGTGGCGTTTTTCTACGACCGCAACGCCTTTTGGCACAACTACCCCACGCCAAATTTGCGCATCGTGCTATTCAACAACCACGGCGGCGGCATTTTCCGTATGATTGATGGGCCCCGGCAGCAGCCGGAATTGGAAGAGTTTTTTGAAACCCACCAAGCCCTGACGGCCGAGAACTTATGCCGCGATTTTAAGCTGCGCTATTTCCCGGTTGCTTCGTTCGACGAACTAGATGCCGCGCTACCGGTTTTCTTTGCGGCCGAAGGCGGCGCGGCAGTGCTGGAAATTTTCACCGATAGTAAAACCAACGCCGCCTTCTTTGAGGAATACCGCGCGGCCGTGAAAGCGGCTTTTTAG
- the menB gene encoding 1,4-dihydroxy-2-naphthoyl-CoA synthase, whose translation MSEKIEWTPIKEFKEILFSQHGGIAKISINRPQVHNAFTPLTVDEMIEAMDICRNRTDIGVVVFSGEGGKAFCSGGDQSVRGHGGYVGENAVPRLNVLDLQKMIRSIPKPVIAMVAGWAIGGGHVLHVVCDLTIAADNARFGQTGPNVGSFDGGFGASYLARVVGQKKAREIWFLCDQYDAQEALDMGLVNKVVPLEKLEETTVAWCHKILQKSPLALRMLKSSFNAELDGQAGIQELAGNATLLYYLSEEAKEGKNAFLEKRQPDFSKFPKFP comes from the coding sequence ATGTCTGAAAAAATTGAATGGACCCCGATTAAGGAGTTCAAAGAAATCCTCTTCTCCCAGCACGGGGGCATCGCCAAAATCAGCATCAACCGGCCGCAGGTGCACAACGCCTTCACGCCGCTCACAGTGGATGAGATGATTGAGGCGATGGACATCTGCCGCAACCGCACCGACATTGGCGTGGTCGTCTTCAGCGGCGAGGGCGGCAAGGCCTTCTGCTCGGGTGGCGACCAGAGCGTGCGCGGCCACGGCGGCTACGTGGGCGAAAACGCCGTGCCCCGCCTCAACGTGCTGGACTTGCAGAAGATGATCCGCTCCATCCCGAAGCCGGTGATTGCCATGGTGGCGGGCTGGGCCATCGGCGGGGGCCACGTGCTGCACGTGGTATGCGACCTGACCATTGCCGCCGACAACGCCCGCTTCGGCCAAACGGGCCCCAACGTGGGCTCGTTCGACGGCGGCTTTGGGGCTTCGTACCTGGCGCGCGTGGTAGGCCAGAAAAAGGCCCGTGAAATCTGGTTCCTCTGCGACCAGTACGACGCCCAGGAAGCCCTCGACATGGGCCTGGTGAACAAGGTGGTACCCCTCGAAAAATTGGAGGAAACCACCGTGGCCTGGTGCCACAAAATACTGCAAAAGAGCCCGTTGGCCCTGCGGATGCTCAAATCCAGCTTCAACGCCGAACTCGACGGCCAGGCCGGCATCCAGGAGCTGGCCGGCAACGCCACGCTGCTCTACTACCTCAGCGAAGAGGCCAAGGAGGGCAAAAACGCCTTCCTCGAAAAGCGCCAGCCTGACTTCTCGAAATTCCCGAAATTTCCGTAG
- a CDS encoding AMP-binding protein, translated as MASSNLPDSLLLNGREFAYAAIQQYPTAVPADLNGYEARVLERVREWLNGSQEFTLTTSGSTGTPAPVVVRRRQLAASAQRTGDFFDLGPGDRALVCLNCEYIGGLMMLVRGLERQMHLTMVEPQADPLALVPADAAFDFAAFVPLQLRAVLAAGHAPRLNRMKTILVGGAPVDATLLAAIQAQLTVPVLLTYGMTETCSHVALRRLNGPQATTAFRVLPGIAAGQNARGCLTLRGDVTNDQLVVTNDLVALDAGAHTFEWLGRADFVINSGGVKVPAEKVELVLDVALAELGAPRRCFVAGRPDERLGQAVAAYVEGPALTAAAEAQLRALLAARLGKYEQPRHLVFVPEFHTTASGKLDRPATLRSLETPDLLG; from the coding sequence ATGGCCTCCTCCAACCTTCCCGATTCCCTGCTGCTCAACGGCCGCGAATTCGCCTACGCTGCCATCCAGCAATACCCCACCGCTGTGCCCGCCGACCTCAACGGCTACGAGGCCCGCGTGCTGGAGCGCGTGCGCGAGTGGCTGAACGGCTCGCAGGAATTCACCCTCACCACGTCGGGCAGCACGGGCACGCCGGCGCCCGTGGTGGTGCGGCGGCGGCAGTTGGCGGCCTCGGCCCAGCGCACCGGCGACTTTTTCGATTTGGGCCCCGGCGACCGGGCCCTAGTATGCCTCAACTGCGAGTACATCGGCGGGCTGATGATGCTGGTGCGCGGCCTGGAGCGGCAAATGCACCTCACCATGGTGGAGCCCCAGGCCGACCCGCTGGCCCTGGTGCCGGCCGACGCCGCGTTTGACTTTGCCGCCTTCGTGCCCTTGCAGCTGCGGGCCGTGCTGGCCGCCGGCCACGCTCCGCGCCTCAACCGCATGAAAACCATCTTGGTGGGCGGGGCCCCGGTGGACGCCACGCTGCTGGCCGCCATCCAGGCCCAGCTCACGGTGCCAGTGCTGCTCACCTACGGCATGACGGAAACCTGCTCGCACGTGGCCCTGCGCCGGCTGAACGGGCCCCAGGCCACCACCGCCTTCCGGGTGCTGCCGGGTATTGCGGCCGGGCAGAACGCGCGCGGCTGCCTTACGCTGCGCGGCGACGTGACCAACGACCAACTCGTCGTCACTAACGACCTAGTGGCGCTGGACGCTGGCGCCCACACGTTTGAGTGGCTGGGCCGGGCCGATTTCGTCATCAACTCGGGCGGCGTGAAGGTGCCGGCCGAGAAGGTGGAGCTGGTGCTCGACGTGGCCCTGGCCGAGCTGGGGGCCCCGCGCCGCTGCTTCGTGGCCGGCCGGCCCGACGAGCGCCTCGGCCAGGCCGTGGCCGCCTACGTGGAGGGCCCCGCCCTGACCGCCGCTGCCGAGGCCCAGCTGCGGGCGCTGCTGGCCGCCCGCCTGGGCAAGTACGAGCAGCCGCGGCACCTCGTGTTCGTGCCCGAATTTCACACCACGGCCTCGGGCAAGCTCGACCGGCCGGCCACGCTGCGCAGCCTCGAAACCCCGGATTTGCTCGGATGA